A single window of Bombyx mori chromosome 17, ASM3026992v2 DNA harbors:
- the LOC101745782 gene encoding DNA-directed RNA polymerase III subunit RPC5 — MDDDDPVVQEIPVYLSRTLAKNLYIYQYPARPANRDWSDVQIVNAALKPKNQVVRLEVGLDTNSDKFCSSVAEQIAINTDGHQESSWHVKEKDKSFYFKNRMMDKIVYESSRPTVDTRHYAVAILEDKELHCTPLQGIIQMRPSYTYHDKQDKRKQEKSKADDPEEEENEPEPQQVTVKFARQETDVAKKAREKSYETITQRVTAEPWYDAFWVNPNTDQAELERLKLFSQTTLDGSALSLNAHEYIRNLVPPPPEDEADIVPTKRPSVVEQIKNLLLNAKLMTLSDVRSLVRTESGSAVSESAAVSALSSVACCVRGVWAARSADLYPRAGPAPPALLIAARDHILYLFTQNTYIDRRKVTAAVRLPPLDVLEIIRSVAKYNPRYGWELLIPPDVEFERKYPDVIQRQNLAWEAKQRQFTETLMGENVPKRQRKKSQRDSVSSDTMLSPKPRCNSVSEEDSERKRHKNKSATGSGKRTRNVSSGSVTEGT, encoded by the exons ATGGATGACGACGATCCCGTAGTGCAAGAG ATACCAGTTTATCTATCGAGGACCTTAGCCAAGAATCTGTACATATATCAGTATCCAGCAAGGCCCGCAAATAGGGACTGGAGTGATGTGCAGATCGTGAATGCTGCTCTTAAGCCTAAAAACCAAGTTGTAAGGCTGGAAGTTGGCCTAGACACGAACAGTGATAAGTTCTGTTCTTCCGTTGCTGAACAGATAGCAATAAACACTGATGGACATCAG GAATCTTCATGGCATGTAAAAGAGAAagataaatcattttatttcaaaaatagaaTGATGGATAAAATAGTGTATGAGAGCAGCCGACCAACAGTTGACACTCGACACTATGCTGTGGCGATATTAGAGGATAAAGAACTACACTGTACTCCTTTACaag gtATAATACAAATGAGGCCGTCATACACATATCATGATAAGCAAGATAAACGTAAACAAGAAAAGAGCAAGGCTGATGATCCTGAAGAGGAAGAGAATGAACCTGAACCACAACAG GTGACCGTAAAATTTGCTCGTCAAGAAACAGATGTGGCTAAGAAAGCACGAGAGAAATCTTACGAAACTATAACTCAACGTGTGACTGCAGAGCCTTGGTATGATGCGTTTTGGGTGAATCCAAATACTGATCAAGCTGAA TTGGAACGCCTAAAACTGTTCAGTCAAACTACACTTGATGGCTCAGCCCTAAGTTTGAACGCTCATGAATATATCCGGAATCTCGTACCACCACCGCCTGAAGATGAGGCGGATATAGTTCCCACCAAACGGCCTTCAGTTGTAGAGCAAATTAAGAATTTACTTCTAAATG CTAAGTTGATGACATTGAGTGACGTCCGGTCGCTCGTCCGCACGGAGAGTGGCAGCGCCGTGAGTGAGAGCGCCGCAGTGAGCGCGCTGTCCAGCGTGGCGTGCTGCGTGCGCGGCGTGTGGGCGGCGCGCTCCGCCGACCTGTACCCGCGCGCCGGGCCCGCGCCCCCCGCGCTGCTGATAGCCGCCAGGGACCACATA ttGTACCTCTTCACTCAGAACACGTACATCGACCGTCGGAAGGTGACCGCGGCTGTACGCCTGCCGCCCTTAGACGTATTGGAAATAATACGTTCAGTCGCCAAATACAATCCCCGGTACGGCTGGGAGCTGCTCATACCGCCCGACGTGGAGTTCGAGAGGAAATACCCTGACGTGATTCAAAGGCAGAACCTGGCTTGGGAGGCGAAGCAGAGGCAGTTCACCGAAACGTTGATGGGCGAAAATGTACCTAAACGTCAGAGGAAGAAGTCCCAAAGGGATTCGGTGAGCTCGGACACGATGCTCAGCCCGAAGCCCCGGTGTAATAGTGTTAGTGAGGAAGACAGTGAGCGAAAGAGACACAAGAACAAATCCGCTACCGGTAGCGGGAAAAGGACGCGCAATGTCAGTTCGGGCAGTGTTACGGAAGGGACGTGA